Proteins from a single region of Diorhabda sublineata isolate icDioSubl1.1 chromosome 2, icDioSubl1.1, whole genome shotgun sequence:
- the LOC130440556 gene encoding MOB kinase activator-like 4 has translation MSKMKMADGSTIVRRNRPGTKAKDFSHWPDEPFEEMDSTLAVQQYIQQLIRRDPNNIDLILKMPDSQDEGVWKYEHLRQFCMELNGLAVRLQGECHPETCTQMTATEQWIFLCAAHKTPKECPAIDYTRHTLDGAACLLNSNKYFPSRVSIKESSVAKLGSVCRRVYRIFSHAYFHHRSIFDEFETETCLCKRFTQFVTKYNLMSKDNLIVPILEEENTLGESEA, from the exons atGTCAAAAATGAAGATGGCCGATGGATCCACAATCGTGCGAAGAAATAGACCTGGTACAAAAGCAAAG GATTTCAGTCATTGGCCAGATGAACCTTTTGAGGAAATGGACAGCACCCTTGCAGTGCAACAGTACATTCAACAACTTATACGTCGTGATCCCAATAATATtgatttgatattgaaaatgcCCGATTCGCAAGACGAAGGAGTTTGGAAATATGAACATTTGAG GCAGTTCTGTATGGAACTGAACGGATTAGCTGTAAGACTTCAAGGAGAATGTCACCCAGAAACATGTACACAAATGACAGCAACTGAACAGTGGATTTTTTTATGTGCTGCACATAAAACTCCTAAAGAATGTCCGGCCATTGATTACACAAGGCATACACTTGATGGTGCTGCTTGTTTATTGAacagcaataaatattttcctagTCG tgTTAGTATTAAAGAATCGTCTGTAGCAAAACTTGGATCAGTATGTAGGAGAGTTTATCGAATATTTTCTCATGCCTACTTCCACCATAGGTCTATATTTGATGAATTTGAAACTGAAACATGTTTATGCAAAAGATTTACGcaatttgtaacaaaatacaACTTGATGTCCAAGGATAATCTTATTGTACCTATTTTGGAAGAAGAAAACACACTTGGTGAATCTGAAGCATAG
- the LOC130440557 gene encoding mitochondrial translation release factor in rescue — protein MILRRYFLRNSSQLLLPRFVHTLDYSKVPQLLDKDIEEMHVRGSGPGGQKINKTANCVVLKHLPTGIVVKCQETRELYKNREIAHSLLQSKVDNFINKEHSIESQLKSIQEKKSNTREQKREKIRALKESWKNREFGTKN, from the exons ATGATATTACGTCgatattttcttcgaaattctTCCCAGTTGTTACTTCCAAGATTTGTTCATACTTTAGACTATTCAAAAGTTCCTCAACTACTTGATAAGGATATAGAAGAAATGCATGTTAGAGGTAGTGGTCCCGGAggacaaaaaattaacaaaacggCTAATTGTGTTGTTTTAAAACATCTTCCAACAG gGATTGTTGTTAAATGCCAGGAAACTCGAGAGTTGtataaaaatagagaaatagcACATTCACTTTTACAAAGCAAAGTagacaattttattaataaagaacaTAGTATTGAAAGccaattaaaatcaattcaagaaaaaaaaagtaataccAGAGAACAGAAAAGGGAAAAGATCAGAGCATTGAAGGAATCTTGGAAAAATCGTGAATTTGGTACTAagaattga